ttaaaaaaaaataaagttacaaatttgttgtttactagatattgctggatGATGAGTTAATTTTGGTGGAGACAAGAATCTCTCCCAAAACAAcacaaatctaaccggcaagtgcaccgggtcgcatcaagtaataaaaactcacggggtgaggtcgatcccacagggattgaaggattgagcaattttagtttagtggttgatttagtcaagcgaatcaagatttggttgattgagtggtgatttgcagaatttaaattgcattgaaagtaaagagaacaagaaataaattgctgaatcttaaagaactttttttgaattttatatatattatcttttgaattttagatatattattttttagactttaaatattatttttatttaaattttaagatttaatgGATATCAtgttcaaatataaataatgtttTCAGGGTTTGATCTCTAATATACCAAAATTATCTCAgcaatttttttcattagaaaaattataattcagCCATCATATTAAGGATACAGAAGATAAACTATTCTTTCATTGATTTTTAATTGCTATAAATAAAAGTATATTTTcatattatgatatatttttagtaatttaataTGAAtgatatgaattaataaaataatttatttaaacagGCAATTCTTTTTTCGTCTTTCTTAGACAGTGATGATACTAAATTATTGATCATCTaacaatgagattagagaaaaaaataattttgaaagaatTCCAATATTAATAATGATTTTAATATTGAATTCAAATATTAGTACCAAAACATTATTCGAAAACGTCATAACATAACAAACTGAAGTGAGGTGTAGGGGTGGCCCCCATCCAGCGTGTCATTAACCAATTTATTCTCCGCCCATTGTTTTTGTGTTCTTCAGTTCTTGTTGCTTGCAACTTGGATCCCCCTTTTTTCTCTCTCCCTTGGGTCTCATCCATTTCCATTTTCttattattctctctctattttTAGATCTCCCTCAAAACAACAACCTAACCTATCCAATCCTTCAAAATCACACTCTTTTTCTCTCCAATCACATACTCTTGTTCTTTCCCTTATCAATGTCTTTCTTTTTTGTAGACATCTATAATCGGTTGAGTACCAAACGTTGTATTTGATTGAGAGTTTGAGATCCATCTTGTTTATACCCATCGTCATCGTCATAGCATCACTACCACAGCACTACCTGgttgattatatttatttaattattgttgGAAGAGTAAGAGGAGGATAGTAATGGTGACGGTGAATCTGGGGATGCTTCATTATGTGTTGGACCACGTGTATGGTGCATTCATGCACCGTACAAAGATGAGCACGCCATTCTTCTCGAGAGGATGGGGTGGCACGAAGCTGGAGATGCTGGAGAGGATGATAAAGCAGTTGTTCCCTGAAGTTGCCGGCCAGAACTGGCCACCCACCGTGATTCAGCCACTTTGGAAGACCGTTTGGGAGACAAGAACGGCTTCCTTGAGAGAAGGTGTCTTCAGGACCCCATGCGAGGACCAGCTTCTCAATGCTTTGCCCCCTGAAAGCCACAATGCTCGGGTTGCTTTCCTCATGCCCAAGAATGTCCCACCTCATGCAATGTCTTGTGTTGTTCATCTTGCAGGTATTCTGTTAATGCTAATTATTTgatatcttctttcttttgtttcaatcatttaaaaaaagtttgaattttgaGTTATGATATGTTTTCGGACATGGATTGAAATCTAAGTAACTGTTACATTGTTATCGTTGTTTGTGATGATTGCAAAGACATGCTTTATGGAAGTGTGGATTGTTGTGGGAAAAATGACAGAAAGAGTTGTGTTTTTTGATTGGTTGACCAGAGTagtttgacattgtttttattACCTTATACTTCAAGGGAAATCCTAAGAGATGAAAGTAGAATGGTTACCTATCTTATTTTAGtccctttttgttttttgctttcATTTTCCATCTGGACAAACTAATCTATTTTGGGCATGGTAACATATTCTGTTCCCAGAATTTATCTTTTCTAAAGAGTTATAGGTCAAACAGAAGATAAAACAATGATTGCAAGAGAACTATGGAGTAACCGCTGCTTTGTTATCttagttttattattatgattttggTTCCTATATTGTTGACTCTTCGCATTGAAGACATGGACAATtggaaaaaataattatgttaaaaGCTTGAAAAGGTTACATAACTAAGCAGACACATATTACAGAGAAACCCAGAAGACTAAACTTTTTTTCTGTTGTGACTATGTATTTAAGACCTTTACTTGTTATGTAAACTTTTTCTTTCGCCTTGTGTAGGAACTGGGGACCATACATTTGAAAGAAGATTGCGTCTTGGTGGCCCATTGGTGAAGGAAAATATTGCAACCATGGTACTTGAGAGGTTATGGTTAAATTTTGtgcttatttttgttatattggCTTAATTTAAGTTCTGTATTCATTATGTATATATGTGCAAATGCAGTCCTTTCTATGGACAAAGACGTCCAATGCTGCAGCGTGGGGCAAAACTTTTGTGTGTTAGTGACTTGCTTTTATTAGGAAGAGCAACCATTGAAGAGGCACGCAGTCTCTTACACTGGTTGGACTCTGAGGCTGGTTTTGGCAAGATGGGTGTTTGTGGACTTAGTATGGGTAAGACTCATCCCATACTAAAGCTCACACAGTTTCACTTCTTTTGTTCTCAGTCATGTTTAACTTTTCATCAATCTACAATTGTTATTCTTTTTACTTTCCCTCACACTCTGCCACCCAAATTATAGATAGAGAAATGAGGAATAAACCAGTGTCATTATCTGTACTAAGTTTCCTTTTAGATGTAAACAACATAGTGGAAACTTTTAACTAGTAGAATCTTGTGGATTGTTTTTTGATATaattattgtgattttttttatggacTCTAGGAGGAGTGCATGCTGCAATGGTTGGATCACTTCACCCTACACCTGTTGCCACACTCCCTTTTCTCTCACCACATTCTGCCGTTGTCGCATTCTGCGAGGGGATTTTAAAGCATGGTACTGCCTGGGAGGCACTGAGAGAAGATCTTGCAACTGAGAAGGTTGCGATGACTCTTGAGGAGGTGAGGGAACGAATGCGAAATGTGCTGTCTCTCACAGATGTCACACGCTTTCCAATTCCTCAAAACCCCAATGCTGTAATCTTTGTTGCTGCTACAGTAAGTTCCAGATCTTTAAACATCACCTTACGAACAAGTCTAGTGAAAATCAGGAGAACCATACATCTGATATTCATGGTTCATTTGTTTAAATAGCTTTTCCATGTGTCAAAGGACACGTCTTTTATGATCATGTGTTGTTAAACGTATATGATCCGTAAGATAAATGAGTTTCCATTTCCTTGAATGTGTCCTTGAATTTCTGATTTTGACTATCACTTGCATTGTTTTGCAGGATGACGGATATATCCCAAAACACTCAGTCCTGGAACTTCAGAAAGCTTGGCCAGGTTCTGAGGTGAGATGGGTCACAGGTGGGCATGTCTCGTCCTTCCTTCTTCACAATGGTGAGTTCCGAAGGGCCATTGTTGACAGTCTTAATAGATTGCCATGGAAAGGGTCATCATAGCGAACCATGTAAGTAAAAACAGAGGAAGGGAAATTACATTGTTGATTTATTAAAGTGATTCGTTTCTACCTCTAATGCTCACCTAAAGTTGTAACATTCATAGTTGATTGTGGATATTCCTCCCCCCATTTGAAGTTGGGAGGGGTTGTTGTAACTTGTAAATAATCATCAGGAAAATGTACATTGGTTTAGAATAATGGGGAGGcaagttattaaaaaaaataagaaaaaggtgactattaaaattgttgattgataTTTAACTGCTCTGGTTTCTGTTTGAAGTTGTGAATTGTGATATCATTTGGTTATAGCTCGATGCTATTTGCTATTTTTTGGATAATTTGTGTTGTAGTCTTTAGTTGGCTCTGTTGTCAAGAAGCTGAAGTAATGGAACATGGCTATCATATTTTTAACCTGGCCAATTCTTTAGTGTCTATTACTTCTATAGTGTCTATTACTtggtatttaatttttgtttaacttattttttatagtaaattttaaatatttaaaaaatgatttttttaaaaattaaatattaatttttagacAGAGGTAATGACTAAATCAGTACCCGAAAGATTGAAACGCTGACATTTCGATACCTGATTATTGTAATTGACAAAAAGGtacccaaaaaattttaaaaactgacAAGCGTGTCCATGTGCTTGCCGGACCAAAGCTCCGGTGAGGACAAAGCTCCGGTGAGGACAATGCTGACCTGGAAGCCGGATTTTGCTGACAAAATATGTTTTATTTGAGTTGTAATTTTCAATTAACAAATTTGTTAGCCTAGgtggaaattaaattaattgaaattgaTTTGGCCCCCAAATCAGAGGTCTTTGCCCTAATCCCTAATTAACAAGTGTTGTAACTAGTTGGTTACATATTGTGACTTAGTGTTTCATTAGGAGTAAAACTGAAAGGTCAAGTAAAGAAGAAGAGACGTTGCTCTGTGATCTTGGcgcgaagaagaaggaaaacgAGGTGAGAGACATTGTCAAAATCCGAGCGTCAAGTGTGAGGGTTTGCTAGTGGCATCATCGCGACTCCACTCTTCGTTAGGAAGAAACCTACGAGGAGGTACGTTCGCCTTCATTCCATCCTCTCATTTACGTGGCTTTTGTGGACAGCattatgattattttgattGTTTTAGTAGTGAGCCATGTTTGTTGTTTGTTTTCTGTGCttgtaaatcttttttttagatGGATCGTCTAGTTATGTTTGTTTATCATCACATGGGTGCCTTGAAAAGGGGTGGGGACGGTAATGTGATATACGTTGAAGGTTTGGTAATtatatgtaatttattttttattgagggATTATTTCTAGACTTGGGTTACCCTGGATATAATGAGGTGTACTGGCTAGAACCTGGTTTAAACTTAGGTAAGGGTCTTAGAGTGCTTAGGAC
This portion of the Arachis duranensis cultivar V14167 chromosome 6, aradu.V14167.gnm2.J7QH, whole genome shotgun sequence genome encodes:
- the LOC107492910 gene encoding uncharacterized protein LOC107492910, encoding MVTVNLGMLHYVLDHVYGAFMHRTKMSTPFFSRGWGGTKLEMLERMIKQLFPEVAGQNWPPTVIQPLWKTVWETRTASLREGVFRTPCEDQLLNALPPESHNARVAFLMPKNVPPHAMSCVVHLAGTGDHTFERRLRLGGPLVKENIATMVLESPFYGQRRPMLQRGAKLLCVSDLLLLGRATIEEARSLLHWLDSEAGFGKMGVCGLSMGGVHAAMVGSLHPTPVATLPFLSPHSAVVAFCEGILKHGTAWEALREDLATEKVAMTLEEVRERMRNVLSLTDVTRFPIPQNPNAVIFVAATDDGYIPKHSVLELQKAWPGSEVRWVTGGHVSSFLLHNGEFRRAIVDSLNRLPWKGSS